The following coding sequences are from one Syngnathus acus chromosome 12, fSynAcu1.2, whole genome shotgun sequence window:
- the mtfp1 gene encoding mitochondrial fission process protein 1: MEPTGEKTSGEVDIYRDTWVRFLGYANEVGEAFRPLVPVSLVRASYVVATAYVSADAVDKGKKAAAAHGDEPGQKTRVATAVMDTFVWQALASIVIPGFTINRVCAATLYLLGRTTKLPLPVRKWTTTAVGLSIIPFIISPIDRSVDHLLDSSLRKVYGHNEKEE; this comes from the exons ATGGAGCCCACGGGAGAAAAAACGAGTGGGGAAGTTGACATCTATCGCGACACATGGGTCCGCTTCCTTG GGTACGCCAACGAGGTGGGGGAGGCCTTCCGTCCGCTGGTTCCAGTGAGCTTGGTTCGGGCCAGCTACGTCGTGGCCACTGCTTACGTTTCGGCTGATGCCGTTGACAAAGGGAAGAAAGCAGCGGCG GCGCACGGGGATGAGCCGGGCCAGAAGACGCGGGTGGCGACAGCGGTAATGGACACGTTTGTGTGGCAGGCCCTGGCCTCCATCGTCATCCCGGGCTTCACCATTAACCGCGTGTGCGCCGCCACGCTATACCTGCTGGGCCGCACTACCAAATTGCCTCTGCCCGTGCGCAAGTGGACAACCACGGCCGTCGGCCTCTCAATCATCCCTTTCATTATCAGCCCCATCGATAG GTCTGTGGACCACCTGCTGGATTCGAGCCTCCGTAAGGTCTACGGCCACAACGAGAAGGAGGAATAA
- the lman2la gene encoding lectin, mannose-binding 2-like a isoform X1, with product MAAVGCWTHRQNSKSIYILFSSQKMTPFKLLWSFILFIFTVNHCIADDDHEMEEFLKREYSLTKPYQAVGSLSSSHWELMGDAMVTTEQVRLTPDMQSRQGAVWSKLPCHLTDWEMQVHFKIHGKGKKNLNGDGLAIWYTKERMQKGPVFGNKDNFTGLGVFVDSYPNEEKQLEAQKKRYSPSTQRIFPFVLAMVGNGTISYDHERDGRPTELGGCNAMVRNLKHDTFLFIRYVRRRLTVMIDIDGQHEWRDCLDLPGVRLPKGFYFGATAITGDLSDNHDIISLKLYQLTVLRSKQEEEDQEEEITIPSVDNMELLRLGRTEEGMSGLAIFFTVLFSMLGCIFLVVVGLLLYGHWNENRRKRFY from the exons ATGGCCGCCGTCGGCTGCTGGACGCATAGGCAGAACTCCaaatcaatatatatattattttcttcGCAAAAGATGACGCCTTTTAAGCTATTGTGGTCTTTTATTCTCTTTATTTTTACTGTTAATCACTGTATCGCTGACGACGACCACGAAATGGAGGAGTTCTTGAAACGGGAGTATTCTCTCACCAAGCCCTATCAAG cCGTGGGGTCTTTAAGCTCATCCCACTGGGAACTGATGGGCGATGCCATGGTAACCACTGAGCAGGTGCGACTCACACCTGACATGCAAAGCAGACAGGGGGCAGTATGGAGCAAACTT CCTTGCCATCTGACGGACTGGGAGATGCAGGTGCACTTCAAGATTCACGGGAAAGGAAAGAAGAATCTCAATGGTGACGGCTTGGCTATTTGGTATACGAAGGAGCGCATGCAGAAAG GTCCTGTTTTTGGGAATAAGGACAACTTTACTGGTTTGGGAGTTTTTGTAGACTCATATCCCAATGAGGAGAAACAGTTGGAG GCACAAAAGAAGAGATACAGTCCAAGCACACAG AGGATCTTCCCCTTCGTTCTCGCCATGGTGGGCAACGGCACCATCAGCTACGACCACGAGCGGGACGGCCGGCCCACCGAGCTGGGGGGTTGCAACGCCATGGTGCGCAACCTGAAGCACGACACCTTCCTCTTCATCCGATACGTCCGGCGCAGGCTAACG gTGATGATCGACATTGACGGACAACACGAGTGGCGGGACTGCCTGGATCTGCCGGGCGTGCGGCTGCCCAAGGGCTTTTATTTTGGCGCCACCGCAATTACAGGAGACCTTTCAG ACAACCATGACATCATCTCACTGAAACTCTACCAACTGACGGTGTTGCGAAGCaaacaggaagaggaagaccAGGAGGAGGAAATCACGATACCCAGCGTGGATAACATGGAGCTGCTCAGAt TGGGTCGCACTGAGGAAGGAATGAGCGGGTTGGCCATTTTCTTCACGGTGCTCTTCTCCATGCTGGGCTGCATCTTCCTGGTGGTCGTCGGCCTGCTGCTCTACGGTCACTGGAACGAGAATCGGCGCAAGCGGTTCTACTGA
- the lman2la gene encoding lectin, mannose-binding 2-like a isoform X2 produces MAAVGCWTHRQNSKSIYILFSSQKMTPFKLLWSFILFIFTVNHCIADDDHEMEEFLKREYSLTKPYQAVGSLSSSHWELMGDAMVTTEQVRLTPDMQSRQGAVWSKLPCHLTDWEMQVHFKIHGKGKKNLNGDGLAIWYTKERMQKGPVFGNKDNFTGLGVFVDSYPNEEKQLERIFPFVLAMVGNGTISYDHERDGRPTELGGCNAMVRNLKHDTFLFIRYVRRRLTVMIDIDGQHEWRDCLDLPGVRLPKGFYFGATAITGDLSDNHDIISLKLYQLTVLRSKQEEEDQEEEITIPSVDNMELLRLGRTEEGMSGLAIFFTVLFSMLGCIFLVVVGLLLYGHWNENRRKRFY; encoded by the exons ATGGCCGCCGTCGGCTGCTGGACGCATAGGCAGAACTCCaaatcaatatatatattattttcttcGCAAAAGATGACGCCTTTTAAGCTATTGTGGTCTTTTATTCTCTTTATTTTTACTGTTAATCACTGTATCGCTGACGACGACCACGAAATGGAGGAGTTCTTGAAACGGGAGTATTCTCTCACCAAGCCCTATCAAG cCGTGGGGTCTTTAAGCTCATCCCACTGGGAACTGATGGGCGATGCCATGGTAACCACTGAGCAGGTGCGACTCACACCTGACATGCAAAGCAGACAGGGGGCAGTATGGAGCAAACTT CCTTGCCATCTGACGGACTGGGAGATGCAGGTGCACTTCAAGATTCACGGGAAAGGAAAGAAGAATCTCAATGGTGACGGCTTGGCTATTTGGTATACGAAGGAGCGCATGCAGAAAG GTCCTGTTTTTGGGAATAAGGACAACTTTACTGGTTTGGGAGTTTTTGTAGACTCATATCCCAATGAGGAGAAACAGTTGGAG AGGATCTTCCCCTTCGTTCTCGCCATGGTGGGCAACGGCACCATCAGCTACGACCACGAGCGGGACGGCCGGCCCACCGAGCTGGGGGGTTGCAACGCCATGGTGCGCAACCTGAAGCACGACACCTTCCTCTTCATCCGATACGTCCGGCGCAGGCTAACG gTGATGATCGACATTGACGGACAACACGAGTGGCGGGACTGCCTGGATCTGCCGGGCGTGCGGCTGCCCAAGGGCTTTTATTTTGGCGCCACCGCAATTACAGGAGACCTTTCAG ACAACCATGACATCATCTCACTGAAACTCTACCAACTGACGGTGTTGCGAAGCaaacaggaagaggaagaccAGGAGGAGGAAATCACGATACCCAGCGTGGATAACATGGAGCTGCTCAGAt TGGGTCGCACTGAGGAAGGAATGAGCGGGTTGGCCATTTTCTTCACGGTGCTCTTCTCCATGCTGGGCTGCATCTTCCTGGTGGTCGTCGGCCTGCTGCTCTACGGTCACTGGAACGAGAATCGGCGCAAGCGGTTCTACTGA